A region of the Euwallacea similis isolate ESF13 chromosome 10, ESF131.1, whole genome shotgun sequence genome:
ATCCAAAAACTTCTCTTTGGCCTCAGGGATTGAATGCTGCAAACACAGTCTAAACGTAAAGAAATTCGTCAATTTTATTGTGGCCTAGCCAGACAATTTCACttcaaaaactcttttttCCCCTCCTCACTCCCTCTCAAAGTTATAAAGCTGTTTTGCGCCTTCTCTTTGCGGTCCTTAGAGAGCAGTAGCACTGGACTTTCAGGCATTACCGCAAAAACGCAAAGCATCACTAGAGGGACAGAGCAGGCCACTAGGACTGAAACGTCAATTAGGAAGTATATGTCCATCACTACAGAAACCGCGTAGGGGGAAAAGAGGAGGCCTTGGATTTGAGGCTCCGAAATCTCCTCCAGATACATGGGGACTGTAACTAAGCTTAGACCATCACCAACACCCCCTAAATTTCTCGTTGAAAATTGCGGAAATGTTCAAACAATTTCATACCTAGAAGCCAGGCTGCAAACATGAGTGAATCATTCCTGGCTAAAGCTATTATGAGCTAACTAAAGAACAAAGGGAAAGCGGTGACTGAAATTATCCTTTTCTGGCCGAAAATGTCCCCAAAAGACTGGACGAAAGGGGTCCGCATACTATAGCTGGAAAAATGGCAACTGCCAGCCAGGAGGCCTTTTCGCCGGATATATGGAAATAGTACGAACCATTGGTGAGGATTGGAAGAACCGAGGAGGGCCAGCCAAAGTGAATTTCGGAGCTCAGAATCCGCATGGAGCCTCAGAGGCAAAAAGATCTAATATTGGATCAAATATTGGAAATAGTAAGGGGTAAAATTACCTACCAGTGATTGCAGCcaaatattggaaaatctTTCTAAAGGTTTTGAGgaagttgaatattttttctcatttgcAATAAATGAACCAACGCTGACTCGGTATGGAAACAATACTGAATTGCATAAGCTAATTGCTATTAAGCAGTAATGAGCGACTAATAGGCACCAATAGTACCGCCcagtaataacatttttcaatttgtcacTGGGTAGGAATGCCTGAAGAACAAGAAGATAACTCAACATCGAAATATGTACTTATACCCTGCAGAAGCGCCtctagtttttgagatatcaatTGACctattttttcccataaatCTCAGACCGAAAAGACTCGCAACAAGCAGTAGCGttgcatttcaaaattcaatttaaaaatcgtaaTAAAATTGGTAATTTGGTACGTATTTCCGCGATTATCGGATCTCCTGCCATTACCGAGGAGCCCATTGTTAGGAAGATCAGGCCGAATACAAAAGCGCCCCATGAGGATGTTTCTCTCGCGATTGTTTCACAACTTTTCTTATAGTTTGAATTATTGTTTAGGCATAGCAGGAATCTTTTCGAATGGAGCAAACGTAGTAAAATATTCTGTAAATTACCTGTAAATACAGAGAATCCATAAAACACACAAACCACTTCTCATGGGATACAAAAGTATCGCCTGAGAACTGAGTTTCTCTTGCACgcttttataatatttttcgcTAAAGTTCAGCTATCGCTGGCACCAATTGCACCGAAATTAACGCAGTTAAatattctacagggtgtttcaagcGCAAAGGGCCATAAGTTGAGGGTAGATAGACTATCTAAAATGTAGCTAAATGCAGCCAGATTCAGGGGCTCTAACACGATTTTCTCTTCGAGATATAGGGGAACACGGGGTAGTATGAACCGGCAGGAAGTACGGGCCGGTCGATCTTTCAACGGTTCTCCGGTAGGTACCAGCACCAAACAGGGTCCCGTCTTTACCGACAAGATCATTCTGTAATGTGCAGAGAGATTGTTTACTTCAGTGCGTCGTATTTGgtgtaaataagtttttttttgtttatgcaCCTACAAATTGTTGCTTCGAATACTTTTTACCATCATCCTGAGTCGTTGCAGGTAAGAATATACTTATGAAACCAGAGCCATTGTTTAGTTTATACCATTAATGTAAGACACTCATAGGTTCATTACATTTGTTCCAATCCGTTTCACTTGCCGGCATGTTTTCATATCAACGTGGATCGGATAGTATGGGCCATACActaatttgtctttttttatatttttaggatATCaggtgaaaaaataaaaagaaaccgGAAGGTGAAGGTAGAGGAGAGTGGTCAGAGGATGATGTGAAAAATGGCGTAGCAATTGTACTCAAGATAACGTAGATGTCGAATGTATGGTTTTTGGAgaaaatcatgaaaaaaaaCTGGATGGGTGTAAAAACTTGAAGGCTGGGCACATGAGCTCTATGCGAACATTGACGAGTAACTTTTTCTATTGTGTAACCTCTGTAAACTAAATAGATAATAGGGTAAACGAACTATTATACAATATGGAATTATActattaaaaactataaaaaaattagtaaaatatatttttttaatataaaaaccTAATCATTTTAATTAGACTCATACTACTCCTAGATATTTGAGTAAATTTCGTCGAAAACCCGGATTTTTGTATCTAAACCTACTATTTGTCCACTTGCTACCACTCAAAATACAATAGGACTGCATTTTTGAAATCCAcattaaatttcctataaGATAGTTTTTACTGGTAAATATGCCTATTCGAACCCATCGTGACCGCctaaaaaatgggaaaatctCAAACTCTATATTTCTTGGTACTGCTCAATGGTAATTCGCGCAATGGATTTCCCAGCTACCTCTTTGGGGAATTTCATTAAAGGTGCGCTATTTAATATACTTTCGAAGGGTATGTCCacttttaagattttaaaatattttgatcaGAAATACCACaccaaaaaagttaaaaacgaCAAGCTTAAAAGTGGGCGTACTCTTCAAAAGTACCGTGCAGCCCTCAGTTgtccccccccccctccttttttaccaatttttatttttcaaaaattcaaaagcagtattaaatagaaaacaaaGCACCATTTCTAACGATaaaagatagaattttttgtcctatttaatgctgattttgaattttttaaaacaaataatttgttaaaaaaggGGGGAGGGGAACAACTGAGGGCCACACAGCATATTAAATCCCAGCAAAGAGGTAACTGGGAAATTCATTGCGGGAACTATCATTGAGCAGTACTCctatttttcccattttttagGCGGCTGCCATGCGTTCAAAAAGGCACATTTACCAACAAAACTATCCTATCttataggaaatttaatggggattttaaaaatggggTCGTATTTGTGATTTGAACCGTAGCAAGTGGAGAAATAGCAGGTTTAGATACAAAAACCCGGGTTTTCGACGAAATTAACTCAAATGCCTATATCTCGAAGAAGGGTCTGGCTAGGGCCCTCATTCCGGCGGCGTTTAACTACATTTTAGATGCTCTATCCACCCTCAATCTATGGTCCTTTctttctgaaacaccctgtataaattacCTCTCATTGTAGGCTGTAATTCATTCAATCCCTGTTTTGCTCACGTTGAGCGATGAGCACGTTATCCATTCCAACGTAATCAACGTAgccaaatattttgtaatttaccTCCGAATGAAACTCATAATAGATTTAGCCCCTGTTTTCTCATGTTGAGAGATGGCCACGTTTCCCCAGCAGATTTGCATTACTCTCTCATGCAAAAATCATtgtttaagtttgaaaattgtaGCGCTCACCCAGAAGTGCAATGAATgtgaagtaataaaagtacataatgaaaatttgcaagcaaatctgctttgtgGTCATTCCACTGGTCATCGATTATTTCAGATTTCGCGGACGATCAGCAATCACCGCATTCCACATCGCTTATGAGGAGGTTTTTTATAAACGAATTTTTGGCCCGTTGTGGCGTTCTCAGCTGAGAATGTGACTTGTCCCTACATGAGGCCCTATGCACCAATGCAACCGTGCTTGGTGCCTTACTGGACTAGGAGGATCAGAAATAGAATTGTCCTAAGGATAGGGCAATAAAGCTGTGAAACTTTGGCAATTTGATAAAACCGACATCGTCTTTTTGTTGATCGAATTTCCGGGTTATGCCAAACCAAGCCAACGCTCATAACGTTTATTGGGGGATCGTTAGGGAGGGACGTTCCATGGCTAGGAGTCCAACTTTATTTCGCAGCTCCCGAAAACGAGGACCCGGAATGGTGTTGTAAACAAGTCTGCTTCTTGTTTGACTATGGACAATTACGTAAAACAGATCGATCTGGTCTCTACTCGTTATCGCATAGAACGAAATTGGTGTCTGCATGTTTTGTGCGTTTATACCTCTTATGGGgtgacccccccccccccccccccccgcaTTAATACCTTCACGTACGTTCATACAATccttttcctttaaaatcttactaaaagaaaacaaattttaacaccTATTTGATGAACTTATAATTTACATTGATTAGCAGATGTTAACATACCTAATGCTAATATGCTTAAAAGCGCTTACTCGCGCAACTGGAGCGAGCGTTTCATCGTAATCTGATAGGTATGTGTGACTGAAACCACGCGATGCTAAACGGGCTTTGTAAATTTCCCATTTCATCAGTTTTTATCACAAACGCCCATTTGcagtagaatttttttaaattttttggccTTAAACGCCGACCAAAGCGGATCAGAACGCCGGGGGCTTTCCGACTGGCCCAGGACAGCTGGGAATCCAGGTTACACAAAGTCGCCTGGGGTTCCCCGGCCAGCCCAGGGCGAGCGGAGATCCACAGTCAGGGGCGACAAAAAAATACCCCATTCAATAGgtataattttgatatttagcCCTTCACCTTTTCTGGTTTTGTAGATATTTGAGCTTCATTTATCTGAGGCAGCTATTGGTATACTGATTATATTGCTTTAAATGAACACTTTTCCTCTCTTTTCGTcgcaaaaaattggaaatgcgccaactttttttatatttttcgaaCGAGTGTCGATATCTCGGCAACTGGCTCAGCTCCAAAGAATTCTACAATCAATACGCCAAAGAATTCGGTTAAAGTCTGGGCTGACATGGTGCGATAAACCCTGAACTTGTCTGTATAGCGTCTATCACtaggaaaaaatgttaaacatcCTTTCTTCTTTCGCTGGTTCGAAACAATTGGCAAAACGTGACTAATAACCCTTGGGATGTGCTACGTCATCAAAACATTAGCCATAACACAACGCTTAAATTCTACTAAAGCCAGGAGATATGCTGAATCAAAAGCTCTACTTTCAGCCCGCATCAAAAATTTTCGGTAAAATTAAGAGAAGAGTCAGTAGAATCTTAACTTAGTTGACTTCTACAGTGGGTCCGCATCTTTATGGTCGCGTCTGCATTGAGTCGCCTCTGGACCGAGCGAGGCTCAATTATTCCCTAATTGGTGGCAATTAGATTGAACCGTTGATAcgcaaatttattgaaaacacTCTCATTAGCTGGTGCGACTTTATTCAGTGTTGGAATTGGATGCATGCGGTCCGGGAAATCGAACCTCGCTGGTGGTGAGAATGACGATTTTCTCGAGTGGCACCTTCAAGTTTACccaaaacaacaataatgtCGTGCAATATCTGGCCGCCATCACTGGTAAGAAGACACTCCGTTTTAGAGCTCTTAACGAGGGTTGCAATTTCAGCGAATCTGGGCATAATATGCAGCGAAATGCATTATGGCTGGCCCTCACCCTCCCTTCCGATCCTGATGAGCGGAAACTACTCGTTCAGCATCAGCAGTGAGGAGGGATCTTGGCTAGTAGTATCTCCTCTCTTTGGAGCAATCGTGGGAGCCCTGATCACGGGTCTCATCGTGGACATATTCGGCAGGAAACGGCTGATAATTTTCTCTTCTGTGCCTTTCGTGTTCTCTTGGCTGTTCATCGCGTGGGCCTCTTCGGGCCCTTTAATGTTCGTCGCGAGGGTTATCGCAGGCATGACCGATGGGCTGTCGTTCACCGCAGTTCCCATGTATTTAGGGGAGATAGCAGATCCTAAGATCAGGGGACAAATAGCCTCAATATGTCCTGTATGCATCATTTTAGGAATCCTGTTCATAAATATTCTAGGCGCATACTTGCCCATAGACACTACTGCCTATTTAAGCACTATAGTGCCCTTGCTGCTCTTGCTGACCTTCGTATGGATGCCCGAAAGcccctatttttatttaatgcagGGCAAAGTTGCGGAAGCCAAGAAGAGCCTTCAGGTGTTGAGAGGCTCTGAGGATGTGGCCTCGGAAATGAACCGAATAGTCGAAGCTGTTGCCGAGCAGAACAAAAACAAGGGAAAATGGACGGATTTGCTTACAATCTCAAGCAACAGAAGGGCCTTAGTTATAGCTTTCGGTTTAAGGGGGGTGCAGCAGCTGAGCGGTACGACTGCCATCATCTTCTACTGCAAGAAAATTTTCGAACAGTCCTCAGACTTCGTGTCTTCGGGCACTGCTACTATAATCTACTTCAGCGTCCAATTAGTCTTCTCTGTGGTGGCCTCCATTGTGGTGGATTTCGCGGGAAGACGCCCTTTGCTGATTATTTCCATCACAGGAACCGCTCTCGCCCTCTTCGTCAACGGGGGCTACTTGTACGTCAAAGACTGCACGGACATAGACAT
Encoded here:
- the LOC136411687 gene encoding facilitated trehalose transporter Tret1-like, whose translation is MTIFSSGTFKFTQNNNNVVQYLAAITANLGIICSEMHYGWPSPSLPILMSGNYSFSISSEEGSWLVVSPLFGAIVGALITGLIVDIFGRKRLIIFSSVPFVFSWLFIAWASSGPLMFVARVIAGMTDGLSFTAVPMYLGEIADPKIRGQIASICPVCIILGILFINILGAYLPIDTTAYLSTIVPLLLLLTFVWMPESPYFYLMQGKVAEAKKSLQVLRGSEDVASEMNRIVEAVAEQNKNKGKWTDLLTISSNRRALVIAFGLRGVQQLSGTTAIIFYCKKIFEQSSDFVSSGTATIIYFSVQLVFSVVASIVVDFAGRRPLLIISITGTALALFVNGGYLYVKDCTDIDISSFNFLPLVALIGFVVVFSIGMQTIPLLIMGEVFPTDVKAIALCTADIYYSVIVSIISKLFHWSNAEFGMYVSFFAFGVCCVFGLLFIVFFVPETKGKTLEDIQQELRTGKWQYAY